A window of the Xiashengella succiniciproducens genome harbors these coding sequences:
- a CDS encoding TrlF family AAA-like ATPase → MSNQQKMKNVMKPSGAKFYKCALQVNSHLYNQKYRGGEALDEATYNQNILQTCKEENIQVVGLAEHGDVNSTENLRKLLQENGIIVFPGFELCSTEKIHIICLFPPDKKTIWLNQMLGSLQGTAFNQGQTTDKSSLKYLEIAEKVIEAGGGITYAAHVHEENGLLVVNDGSGGHPDIWQNEKLVLAAQINKEKVDDLELKYRQIIKNQDTNYNRIRKVAVIHAKDVEKPATLKGPLASCYIKMDKPSIEGLRQAFLDGESRIRLYSELKEEKHSKILEFKIFSNFFAEGLHIAFNDNLNALIGGRGTGKSTLLEAIRYGLDIPYQSSEAKKRADDILRNNFTNGKIVLTVYSSRYNKKFIIERNYGQPQTIKNEDGTLSFLSVKDILPEIKMFGQNEIFEFAEKPVNHVKLIEQFLPELKDNIPDIQKQLKENRLKLVQTIERLEELNQKINRENQLKERLHNLKALGLDKKFEEQNIYNKEEAVIKRSDGEFQEIQSLVEELERKISAVDLHYLSVDALKEYINAQNLASLKPVWEKLISELQRAISIIKTAEKTFVTQSNEVKQQWQKAKEQFEEEFQKLINKLPDSGGRKGSDIAREFSQISRELSSMQGLTIQRDNNQKLYDELLKNRKELITALNSEIDQRYDVIFKKVKSLNKNALAGKMQLEVKKWGNREPLRKFFLEIEGFGEKKIQWLNEQQDNFNIWQFVKDIRELDESDLKDKYQLTPGIVSTIKKLSDKKKWELEEIALTETVTIKLNIGTSENPAYKEITELSSGQKCTAILNLLLLNNSDPLIIDQPEDNLDNAFIAENIVSELRRQKEARQFIFSTHNANIPVFGDAEWIGVMEIENGESVLKDENIGSIDNENLRPKIENILEGGKYAFETRRLKYNY, encoded by the coding sequence ATGAGTAATCAACAAAAAATGAAAAACGTTATGAAACCATCTGGAGCAAAATTTTATAAATGTGCCTTGCAAGTGAATTCCCATCTCTACAATCAGAAATATAGAGGGGGTGAAGCATTGGATGAAGCCACTTATAATCAAAACATTTTGCAGACCTGTAAGGAAGAAAATATTCAGGTAGTAGGTTTGGCAGAACACGGTGACGTAAACTCAACAGAAAACCTTAGAAAACTTTTGCAGGAAAATGGAATAATTGTTTTCCCCGGATTTGAACTTTGCAGTACTGAAAAAATTCATATTATCTGTCTCTTCCCACCCGATAAAAAGACCATTTGGCTCAACCAGATGCTAGGCAGTTTGCAAGGTACAGCTTTCAACCAAGGTCAAACCACTGATAAATCTTCTTTAAAGTATTTAGAAATTGCTGAAAAAGTAATTGAAGCCGGAGGAGGTATTACCTATGCAGCACATGTACACGAAGAAAATGGTCTTTTGGTGGTTAATGACGGTTCAGGTGGTCATCCTGATATTTGGCAAAACGAAAAGCTGGTTTTAGCTGCACAAATCAATAAGGAGAAAGTAGATGATTTAGAATTGAAGTATCGACAAATCATCAAAAATCAGGACACTAATTATAATCGGATTCGCAAAGTGGCCGTGATACATGCCAAGGATGTAGAAAAACCGGCAACGCTGAAAGGCCCTTTGGCAAGTTGTTATATCAAAATGGACAAACCATCCATTGAGGGATTAAGACAGGCATTCTTGGACGGAGAATCGAGAATTCGTCTATATTCTGAACTCAAAGAAGAAAAGCATTCCAAGATTCTAGAGTTCAAAATTTTTTCTAACTTTTTTGCAGAGGGATTACATATTGCTTTTAATGATAACCTCAACGCTTTGATTGGCGGACGAGGAACAGGTAAAAGCACCCTGCTGGAGGCCATTCGCTATGGATTAGACATTCCATATCAATCTTCCGAAGCTAAAAAACGGGCAGACGATATTCTGCGAAATAATTTTACAAATGGAAAAATTGTACTTACTGTTTATTCATCCAGATATAACAAAAAATTCATCATTGAACGGAATTACGGGCAGCCTCAAACCATAAAGAATGAAGATGGCACTTTATCTTTCCTTTCGGTAAAAGATATTTTGCCGGAAATAAAGATGTTTGGTCAGAATGAAATCTTTGAATTTGCAGAAAAGCCGGTAAATCACGTAAAACTTATAGAGCAATTCCTTCCGGAATTAAAAGATAACATCCCTGATATTCAAAAACAACTCAAAGAAAACCGCTTAAAACTCGTCCAAACCATAGAAAGGCTAGAAGAACTTAACCAGAAAATTAATCGGGAAAATCAACTAAAAGAGCGTTTACATAATCTAAAAGCGTTAGGATTAGACAAAAAATTTGAAGAGCAGAATATTTACAACAAAGAGGAAGCAGTAATCAAACGAAGTGATGGCGAATTTCAGGAAATACAATCGCTTGTTGAGGAATTGGAGCGTAAAATCTCTGCCGTTGATTTACACTATTTAAGTGTTGACGCACTGAAAGAATATATTAATGCTCAAAACTTAGCTTCACTTAAACCGGTTTGGGAAAAATTGATTTCTGAGTTGCAGAGAGCCATTAGTATAATAAAAACGGCCGAAAAAACTTTTGTTACTCAGTCGAATGAAGTAAAACAGCAATGGCAGAAGGCAAAAGAACAGTTTGAGGAGGAATTCCAGAAACTAATCAACAAGTTGCCTGATAGTGGCGGAAGAAAAGGTAGCGACATTGCCCGTGAATTTTCTCAAATCAGCAGAGAGCTTTCTTCTATGCAGGGGTTGACTATTCAGCGGGACAATAATCAAAAATTATATGATGAATTATTGAAAAATCGTAAAGAACTAATAACAGCTTTAAATAGTGAAATAGACCAGCGCTACGATGTAATATTTAAAAAGGTTAAATCTTTAAATAAAAACGCACTTGCCGGAAAAATGCAGCTGGAAGTAAAAAAATGGGGAAATCGTGAGCCATTGAGAAAGTTTTTTTTAGAAATAGAAGGCTTTGGAGAAAAGAAAATACAATGGCTAAATGAGCAACAGGACAATTTCAATATTTGGCAATTTGTAAAAGATATTCGTGAATTGGATGAGTCCGATTTGAAAGATAAATACCAATTGACACCCGGTATAGTATCTACAATCAAGAAATTATCTGACAAAAAAAAATGGGAACTGGAGGAAATTGCGTTGACCGAAACAGTAACTATTAAATTGAATATAGGCACTTCGGAAAATCCAGCATACAAGGAAATAACTGAATTATCATCAGGTCAGAAATGTACAGCCATATTGAATCTATTGCTTCTCAACAACAGCGACCCATTGATCATTGACCAACCGGAAGATAATCTGGACAATGCATTTATTGCAGAAAATATCGTCTCTGAATTGCGCAGGCAAAAGGAAGCCCGTCAGTTTATTTTCAGTACTCACAATGCCAATATTCCGGTATTTGGTGATGCCGAATGGATTGGCGTGATGGAAATAGAAAACGGAGAATCTGTTTTGAAGGATGAAAATATTGGCTCTATTGACAATGAAAACTTACGTCCTAAGATTGAAAATATTCTGGAAGGCGGTAAATACGCCTTCGAAACCAGAAGATTGAAATACAATTATTAA
- a CDS encoding DNA-methyltransferase gives MPVKYIPYYPNTVEGQAILDNITRTQRVLRYRENDKVYDRIKRGMPYYEVEIIETVGKPSENLVIRGECISACAYLKEQGIKVDLVYIDPPFASGADYAKKVYLRRNPKLAEKVAAAEQQMDIEELKAFEEKMYGDIWQKEDYLNWMYENLLAIKSIMSETASIYVHLDTKIGHYVKILLDEIFGEDKFINEIIWHYEDKFATGGKRLDKNHDTIFLYSNDEDYIFNPIIIPKDETTKRALRKKVDGKTVEVRDENGNKIIVEYSEKKADDVWDLGRTISKNDLRDYATQKPEPLLERIITASSNEYRDEEKTEKMIVADFFGGSGVAAMVANRLGRNFIHVDIGINSIQTVRDTLIASKAEFQVLEIKDGVSLFRNPQQTMDKLATIIPGLQRNVSGISNFWFGVVTEAKLGTVPVYVPNLLNTQEKVLDIPTINTIINQELQNLEVNAKKVIVYYIDIDDQKAVEKFIKENNATEIEVELKDLKNLLHEIVIEDIVEFNTTKTKEGYETEITKFISDRLIQKINEFNQKGNLQSLTKGKKFEPISISEEGLELIELISLDCENSEGQWHSSTEVKIDKLGYVIKDGTKTKEFWDGKITSDKKPKRIKIRNISGDEMIKVVE, from the coding sequence ATGCCAGTAAAATACATTCCATATTATCCAAACACGGTTGAAGGACAAGCCATTTTGGACAACATCACCCGAACACAACGTGTATTGCGATACCGTGAAAACGATAAAGTTTATGACCGAATTAAAAGAGGTATGCCCTACTATGAAGTTGAAATCATTGAAACGGTCGGCAAACCTTCTGAAAATTTGGTAATTCGTGGAGAGTGTATTTCTGCTTGTGCCTACCTGAAAGAGCAAGGTATAAAAGTGGACTTGGTTTACATTGACCCACCCTTTGCCAGTGGTGCAGATTATGCCAAAAAAGTTTACCTGAGACGAAACCCAAAATTGGCTGAAAAAGTTGCAGCAGCAGAACAACAAATGGATATTGAAGAACTCAAAGCATTTGAGGAAAAAATGTATGGAGATATTTGGCAGAAAGAAGATTACCTGAATTGGATGTATGAAAACTTGCTGGCTATTAAATCAATTATGAGTGAAACAGCAAGCATTTATGTTCATCTCGACACAAAGATTGGTCATTATGTAAAGATTTTATTAGATGAAATTTTTGGAGAGGATAAATTTATTAATGAAATCATTTGGCACTACGAAGACAAATTTGCAACTGGGGGGAAAAGATTAGATAAAAATCACGATACCATTTTCCTTTATTCCAATGACGAGGATTACATTTTTAATCCAATCATTATTCCTAAAGATGAAACAACAAAAAGGGCACTAAGAAAAAAAGTCGATGGTAAAACTGTTGAAGTAAGGGATGAAAATGGAAACAAGATTATTGTTGAGTATTCAGAGAAAAAAGCGGATGATGTTTGGGATTTAGGTAGAACAATTTCAAAGAATGACCTTAGAGATTACGCCACACAAAAACCTGAACCACTTTTGGAGAGAATTATTACTGCAAGTAGTAATGAATATAGAGATGAGGAGAAAACAGAAAAAATGATTGTTGCAGACTTCTTTGGTGGAAGTGGAGTTGCTGCAATGGTTGCTAATAGATTAGGGCGAAATTTCATTCACGTTGACATTGGAATAAATAGCATACAGACAGTTAGAGATACTTTAATTGCCTCAAAAGCCGAATTCCAAGTTTTGGAAATTAAAGACGGAGTTAGCTTATTCCGTAATCCACAACAAACTATGGACAAGTTGGCAACCATAATTCCCGGTTTGCAAAGGAATGTTTCAGGCATCAGTAATTTTTGGTTTGGTGTAGTAACAGAAGCAAAGTTGGGAACAGTTCCGGTATATGTGCCCAACCTGCTCAATACACAGGAAAAAGTTTTAGACATTCCGACCATTAATACTATTATCAATCAGGAATTACAAAATTTGGAAGTCAACGCCAAAAAAGTAATTGTTTATTACATTGACATTGACGACCAAAAGGCAGTAGAAAAATTCATCAAAGAAAACAATGCCACCGAAATTGAAGTAGAACTCAAAGACCTGAAAAACCTGCTTCACGAAATTGTGATTGAGGATATTGTAGAATTTAATACCACAAAAACCAAAGAGGGCTACGAAACCGAAATTACCAAATTCATTAGCGACCGACTTATTCAAAAAATCAATGAGTTCAACCAAAAAGGCAACCTGCAATCATTAACCAAAGGAAAAAAGTTTGAACCTATCAGCATCAGCGAAGAAGGTTTGGAACTAATTGAACTCATTTCGCTGGATTGTGAAAATTCAGAAGGTCAATGGCACAGCAGCACCGAAGTTAAGATTGATAAACTTGGTTATGTGATTAAGGACGGAACCAAAACAAAAGAATTTTGGGACGGTAAAATTACAAGCGATAAGAAACCGAAAAGAATAAAAATCAGGAATATCAGTGGGGATGAAATGATAAAAGTAGTTGAGTAA
- a CDS encoding DEAD/DEAH box helicase family protein: MLHYIIQEKKTKWLQSDDCTIRDLVKYIRDKGHLRDTQIEAIETYLFLKIQGQNKPLWQLFSEGFFTNGTDLTKLDINQIPREYLSQNKNAFALFDFARQKNGNGTYIPELEKRIKANPASLDYDTIIKSIFYNVSYADYLMSLPMGAGKTFLMAAFIYLDLYFAANEPDNKAFAHNFLVLIPSGLKSSIVPSLKTIENFDPSWVLSEPSASNLKKLLKFEVLDEQKTAKKSNKARNPNAQKVNACLPNPFGQVFVVNAEKVILESFKFNAQTELELDEEEKDTTNDLKRLFGQIPNLSILIDEVHHAATDDIKLRQAVNYWHSKGNITTVLGFSGTPYLQSAEKIKVGDYEFKFSQITNTVYYYPLVTAIRKFLKTPTVKIGQNLDRFQIIKQGIEDFDNQYKNKVYENGTIAKVAIYCSNIEVLEEEVYPFLTGELKINPNEILRFHKGNKAHPQPEGSELEFRSLDLPISKKRYILLVQIGKEGWDCKSLTGVILSQKGDSPQNMVLQTSCRCLRQVDKGKEETALIWLNKDNADTLNKQLKQEQNTSIEELNSTKRTGKPETIDRHSRMDFLQLPKVDFYQMKVTYQAIDEEETPNTKAKLKALLKNIDNFKASALITTSDIANIDTGEIDVINETGIAFANFNQWLFEISRESFGLISEALLHQYDSELNEIFETVSYEKKGQRYFNELYDLHTIQSKIRLAFSIKRDLQTDTEVIPKQAELLIAERLTEVEKNAKLYPNEADTTKILELDKSNASVSIDIAEIEKAYQLMKETLEAQGMGNFVPTYESFKADKDYSLPVKSKNHTFHYLPYNFGGSGSSGFEIETLQKALQLADFKNKELEIYYNGERGLTEFVINCFAKEGRYWKNIGKYTTDFLIVKRTAKDKIHKALLIETKGSVYAEDKVFQKKKNYVETEFLKLNKEKFGYQRFDFLYLEDSKDIAANISKLNNKINQFFND, encoded by the coding sequence ATGCTTCATTATATCATACAAGAAAAGAAAACCAAATGGTTGCAATCTGACGACTGCACCATTCGTGATTTGGTTAAATATATCCGTGACAAAGGACATTTGCGTGATACGCAAATTGAAGCAATTGAAACGTATTTGTTCCTCAAAATTCAAGGACAAAACAAACCGCTTTGGCAACTTTTTTCAGAGGGCTTTTTCACCAATGGAACTGACCTTACAAAACTTGACATCAACCAAATTCCAAGAGAGTATTTATCTCAAAATAAAAATGCTTTTGCACTCTTTGACTTTGCAAGACAGAAAAACGGAAATGGAACATATATCCCTGAACTGGAAAAACGAATTAAAGCAAATCCCGCTTCGTTAGATTATGACACCATCATTAAAAGCATATTTTACAATGTAAGCTATGCCGACTATTTAATGAGCTTGCCGATGGGAGCAGGTAAAACCTTCCTGATGGCTGCTTTCATTTATCTTGACTTGTATTTTGCCGCCAACGAACCCGACAACAAAGCATTTGCACATAATTTTTTAGTGCTTATTCCTTCCGGATTGAAATCTTCCATTGTTCCGAGTTTAAAAACCATTGAAAACTTTGACCCTTCTTGGGTATTGTCCGAACCATCAGCAAGTAACCTGAAAAAATTGTTGAAGTTTGAAGTTTTGGACGAGCAGAAAACAGCAAAGAAAAGTAACAAGGCAAGAAACCCGAATGCTCAAAAAGTAAATGCTTGTTTGCCTAATCCATTCGGGCAAGTGTTTGTAGTGAACGCTGAAAAAGTGATTTTGGAAAGTTTCAAATTCAATGCACAAACAGAACTTGAATTAGACGAAGAAGAAAAAGACACAACAAACGACCTGAAACGATTATTCGGTCAAATCCCGAATTTATCCATCCTCATAGATGAAGTTCACCACGCAGCAACAGACGACATCAAATTAAGGCAAGCCGTTAATTACTGGCACAGCAAAGGAAACATCACAACCGTTTTAGGTTTTTCGGGAACGCCTTACTTGCAAAGTGCCGAAAAAATCAAAGTAGGCGATTATGAGTTTAAATTCTCTCAAATCACCAATACAGTTTATTACTATCCGCTTGTAACAGCAATCAGGAAATTTCTAAAAACACCAACAGTAAAAATCGGGCAAAACCTTGACCGTTTCCAAATTATTAAACAAGGCATTGAGGATTTCGACAACCAATACAAAAACAAGGTTTACGAAAACGGAACGATTGCAAAAGTTGCTATCTATTGCAGCAATATTGAAGTATTAGAGGAAGAAGTTTATCCGTTCCTTACAGGCGAATTGAAAATAAATCCCAATGAGATTTTACGCTTTCATAAAGGAAACAAAGCACATCCGCAACCCGAAGGCAGCGAATTAGAGTTTCGTTCATTGGATTTACCCATTTCCAAAAAGCGTTATATTCTTTTAGTACAAATTGGTAAAGAAGGTTGGGATTGTAAAAGTTTAACCGGTGTTATCCTTTCTCAAAAAGGTGACAGCCCTCAAAATATGGTTTTACAGACTTCTTGCAGATGTTTACGCCAAGTGGACAAAGGCAAAGAAGAAACCGCTTTGATTTGGCTGAACAAAGACAATGCTGATACGCTGAACAAACAACTGAAACAGGAACAAAACACAAGCATTGAAGAACTGAACAGCACTAAGCGAACTGGAAAACCTGAGACCATTGACAGACATTCCCGAATGGACTTTTTGCAATTGCCGAAAGTGGATTTCTATCAAATGAAAGTAACCTATCAGGCAATTGATGAAGAAGAAACACCGAATACAAAAGCTAAACTCAAAGCTTTGCTTAAAAACATTGACAACTTCAAAGCGTCTGCCCTGATAACAACCAGCGACATTGCCAACATTGACACAGGTGAAATTGATGTTATCAATGAAACAGGAATTGCATTTGCCAATTTCAACCAATGGCTTTTTGAAATTTCAAGAGAAAGTTTTGGTTTGATTTCAGAAGCACTGTTACACCAATATGATAGCGAACTGAACGAAATATTTGAAACCGTTTCTTATGAAAAAAAAGGTCAGCGTTATTTCAATGAGTTATACGACCTGCACACTATTCAATCAAAAATCCGTCTGGCTTTCAGCATCAAACGGGATTTGCAAACCGATACAGAAGTAATTCCTAAGCAAGCAGAATTATTGATTGCAGAACGATTGACAGAAGTAGAGAAGAACGCAAAACTTTACCCGAATGAAGCAGACACAACTAAAATTTTGGAATTGGATAAATCCAATGCAAGCGTAAGCATTGATATTGCCGAAATTGAAAAAGCATATCAATTGATGAAAGAAACTTTGGAAGCCCAGGGAATGGGCAATTTTGTTCCGACTTATGAAAGTTTCAAAGCAGATAAAGATTACTCACTACCTGTAAAATCTAAAAATCATACTTTTCATTATTTACCATACAATTTTGGCGGAAGCGGGAGCAGTGGTTTTGAAATTGAAACGCTTCAAAAAGCCTTGCAGTTAGCCGATTTCAAAAACAAGGAATTGGAAATTTACTATAACGGTGAACGTGGTTTGACCGAGTTTGTAATTAACTGTTTTGCTAAAGAGGGCAGATATTGGAAGAATATTGGAAAATACACCACCGACTTTTTGATTGTGAAGCGAACGGCAAAAGATAAAATTCACAAAGCCCTGCTTATTGAAACAAAAGGTTCTGTTTATGCAGAGGACAAAGTGTTTCAGAAAAAGAAAAATTATGTGGAGACGGAGTTTCTGAAACTCAACAAAGAAAAATTCGGCTATCAGCGATTTGATTTCCTCTATTTGGAGGACAGTAAAGACATTGCAGCCAACATCAGCAAATTGAATAACAAGATAAACCAGTTTTTTAACGATTAA
- a CDS encoding helix-turn-helix domain-containing protein, with protein sequence MNSFGDIIRKAREEKGLFLRQVAAEMEIDQAIISKFERGDRKSTKEQVLKFAKFYKLDKEELLVAWLSDKVAYDLQNENLADKVLKAAEQKIKYKKSNASLYHTRKENQMVAI encoded by the coding sequence ATGAATAGCTTCGGTGACATAATCAGAAAAGCAAGAGAAGAAAAAGGATTGTTCCTTCGACAGGTAGCTGCCGAAATGGAAATAGACCAAGCTATTATAAGCAAGTTTGAACGTGGCGACAGGAAATCGACCAAAGAGCAGGTTTTGAAGTTTGCTAAATTCTACAAACTGGACAAGGAAGAACTTTTGGTTGCGTGGCTGAGTGACAAAGTTGCTTATGACTTACAAAACGAAAATTTGGCTGACAAAGTTTTGAAAGCTGCTGAACAGAAAATTAAATACAAAAAAAGTAATGCTTCATTATATCATACAAGAAAAGAAAACCAAATGGTTGCAATCTGA
- a CDS encoding ABC transporter permease yields the protein MGIFAMSIYYLQHKKKEIGIRKVNGATIPEITNLINRDFFSWITIAFLFAIPISWIIMDKWLQNFAYRINLSWWIFAVTIVIQLTIAFITICLQSQKAARENPINVLKSE from the coding sequence ATGGGCATCTTTGCAATGTCCATCTATTACCTTCAACATAAGAAAAAAGAAATAGGTATTAGAAAAGTCAACGGAGCCACAATCCCTGAAATTACGAACCTTATCAACCGAGATTTCTTCTCTTGGATAACGATTGCGTTCTTGTTTGCAATTCCAATTTCCTGGATTATTATGGATAAATGGCTGCAAAACTTCGCATACAGGATCAATCTAAGCTGGTGGATCTTTGCTGTCACCATTGTGATCCAGCTGACAATTGCCTTCATCACCATATGCTTACAAAGCCAAAAGGCTGCCAGAGAAAACCCTATTAATGTATTAAAATCTGAGTGA
- a CDS encoding TonB-dependent receptor plug domain-containing protein, translating into MTANVLANTDVSAVMDSITLDDVTVVSDYQRFQPGAKIDRIRSEKLQHMPEAGLDQALMRLSPIYVKGNAGGLATIRFRGTAANHTAIKLGGLNINSLTLGHANASNIPTYLFDDIHLQYGGASAINGSGSIGGTVYLEQKSMWTKGQRMNFSSTVGSFGEQFYGSKIYLGNGHWESVTKAYLFRRENDFYFNNPYHENYYTNPQPVREKQQGAAIENKGLMQQFNYRFDPAATLQSTFWYEDSWHEVQPNMQSNSPTVPELHNKNFRSWVGYDNKKNPVSFKLGAGYVHDEQLYQKNEDQLIVTDRLVAEAAAGYKLAPDKELKAGVLYKYIVPEVYAYSKDVIDYEQQLDLYLSYYFEPVENLKATVNVRQMLVTNFKAPFTPALLLEYKAAGTSKQQLSVMGGLSRSYRIPTFNDRYWGVQGNPNLKAEEGLNAEAGFSYLRQMGHNHLKAKVNLFYMDVDNWIQWSPGSIDWEARNINRVVSKGLELQLQSLFHLGPLETEWGGNYSFNPVHDKDQNDKQLIYAPRHSGNFYGDLKWKAAGLSVDASYTGERLHNKVGDSLPAHFLTNLSIWYRFNYRQQSLRLSAQVLNLGDVDYQNEAYYAMPGRSFKLSISLDLHNNK; encoded by the coding sequence GTGACAGCCAATGTGCTGGCAAATACCGACGTATCTGCCGTGATGGATAGCATTACACTTGACGATGTCACTGTGGTGAGCGACTACCAAAGATTTCAGCCGGGGGCCAAAATCGACCGCATCCGCAGCGAAAAGCTGCAGCACATGCCCGAAGCCGGTCTCGACCAGGCACTCATGCGCCTCTCGCCCATTTATGTAAAGGGCAATGCGGGGGGACTGGCAACCATTCGTTTTCGGGGTACGGCGGCCAATCATACGGCCATCAAACTGGGGGGACTCAACATAAACTCACTCACGCTGGGACATGCCAACGCTTCCAACATTCCTACCTACCTTTTCGACGACATCCATTTGCAATACGGCGGGGCATCGGCCATCAATGGCTCGGGCTCCATTGGGGGCACCGTCTATTTGGAGCAGAAAAGCATGTGGACAAAGGGGCAGCGCATGAATTTCAGCAGTACCGTCGGTTCCTTCGGCGAGCAATTTTACGGCAGCAAAATATACCTGGGCAACGGCCACTGGGAATCGGTCACCAAAGCCTACTTGTTTAGGCGGGAAAACGATTTCTATTTCAACAATCCTTACCACGAGAACTATTACACCAACCCTCAGCCCGTTAGGGAAAAGCAGCAGGGCGCGGCCATCGAGAACAAGGGCCTGATGCAGCAGTTTAATTATCGCTTCGACCCTGCCGCGACCCTTCAAAGCACCTTTTGGTATGAGGACAGCTGGCACGAGGTGCAGCCCAATATGCAATCGAACAGTCCGACAGTCCCCGAACTGCACAACAAAAACTTCCGCTCCTGGGTGGGCTACGACAACAAAAAAAATCCCGTAAGCTTTAAGCTGGGGGCAGGCTACGTGCACGATGAGCAGTTGTACCAGAAAAACGAGGACCAGCTGATCGTTACCGACCGCCTGGTCGCGGAAGCTGCTGCCGGCTACAAGCTGGCGCCCGACAAGGAGTTGAAGGCAGGCGTCCTGTACAAGTACATTGTACCGGAGGTGTACGCCTATTCCAAAGACGTGATCGACTACGAGCAACAACTGGACCTCTACCTGTCGTACTACTTTGAGCCGGTGGAAAACCTCAAAGCCACCGTAAACGTTCGGCAAATGCTGGTGACCAATTTCAAGGCCCCCTTCACCCCTGCCTTGCTGCTTGAATACAAGGCGGCGGGCACATCAAAGCAACAGCTTTCGGTGATGGGTGGACTCTCACGCAGCTACCGCATCCCGACTTTTAACGACCGCTACTGGGGCGTGCAGGGCAATCCCAATTTGAAGGCCGAGGAGGGATTGAATGCCGAAGCGGGGTTCAGCTACCTGCGTCAGATGGGGCACAACCACCTTAAGGCCAAGGTCAATCTCTTTTACATGGATGTGGACAACTGGATTCAATGGAGCCCGGGCTCCATTGACTGGGAAGCCCGGAACATCAACCGGGTGGTCAGTAAGGGATTGGAACTGCAGTTGCAGAGCCTCTTTCACCTGGGTCCGCTCGAGACAGAGTGGGGCGGCAACTATTCCTTTAATCCGGTACACGACAAGGATCAAAACGACAAACAACTAATTTATGCCCCCAGGCATAGCGGCAATTTTTACGGCGACCTAAAGTGGAAAGCGGCCGGACTGTCGGTCGACGCCAGCTACACCGGCGAACGCCTGCACAACAAAGTGGGCGATTCACTTCCTGCCCATTTCCTGACCAACCTATCGATCTGGTACCGTTTCAATTACCGCCAACAAAGTCTGCGCCTAAGCGCACAAGTGCTCAACCTTGGCGACGTCGACTACCAAAATGAAGCCTACTACGCCATGCCGGGCCGCAGTTTCAAACTCAGCATCAGTCTGGATTTACACAACAACAAATAA